In Actinobacillus indolicus, a single genomic region encodes these proteins:
- a CDS encoding YadA-like family protein, translating into MNKIFKVIWNHATQSWVATSELSRSKGKTKSLRTAKSALAAAIAVVATSGSAYAAMAVGGDPVSGLGEVKVGTWSATNPTVSAGDIATSSGASVTNQDRGTAIGQGAKVSFDTTNVGLIRQSGGTAIGNNASVVDSLKGVAIGMDAKVANSSAVVVGTNATAAQNAAVRNQAGLVVIGTDALIRNTANGQSKGSTAIGSNSLGGLLTGAADSTISTTNADYNTESGGLTADKLMYRAGITDAAGTRVGTLVSNEVTAIGFDSRAIGDQSIAIGAQTVAGHSSVAIGGNDMGTAANQTNKDKYQGIVGVPLAENGIDLDGDGRMTAADWWETTYAKDGSVAIGQKAHSNELFGTAIGTSAFVEAGAELGTAIGTGARVGNQTVSTAGAMTAKSEKSTKGGVAIAAGAVAEGDFTTAVGTGANALEVNATALGYKALANATNATAVGAAAIAAADNALAYGANATAYAANSVAIGTNATVTSTGESSIAFGSNTNVSGERSVALGNNITALSTNGSVVLGDSSTEVVTTQQTEADGTVKNVTAGTDGMTVTPVETVKSVTIGSGAATLTYDGFAGQVSDAGQYVSVGRKDAERQIKNVAPGAITNVSTDAINGSQLYAALDVLGSQVGQIYFHTNNGTNANTGDKVENIGNITEAAGAQGLYSTTAGVKSTATSEYGIAYGYNSTAKGSSGKSGGAISLGSNTLAYDGSIALGINTTVKGNDATGAIGAIAIGRNAHIDVEDGSASSSIAIGNGTFASGSRTGYATAYNKDRVALGVSTAVGDHAYATNGAAAFGQIANAIGQNATALGHVATASGNWSTATGYTTTASGQHATATGAYSVASGDSSSAFGHRATAEAGLSFAAGPGARVIEKAGEGIAIGMNALTEDKLSTSIGSKANARGQGSISFGANSQTTENANASIAMGSWAFANGFSSMATGHNSAAWANRSMAAGNQSMAVATNASASGVQSVASGERGIAIGTDAAAGLSRADADALPGMQSTYVRNRNSYLSAQNALATRNEELAAAQANATEADAAAAAAAAVAALDPTNADAIKNVENTAAAAAKAKEALQKATANATSAQGNLTTAQANFENIEKQLTAKLDALKASSKVDTIAIGTNTTVTGEASIAIGRNSNVTGTESIAVGVGHVVEANNAGTFGDLNYIRAGADRSYAFGNNNTITTADTFVLGSNVSRNADGTDNAVGTVANSVYLGNGTEATAGAAVGTPVLNTDQVAGTTTTAGDKGTVTEAKVANITYGGFAGATANGVVSVGAAGAERRVQNVAAGEISKTSTDAINGSQLYFVYEQAAKPLTITANTNKDTDAETLDKTYKAGDGTQQQLGETLAIIGATTAVANIARDTAAPTAGTYSAKNVQTVVSDNEVQIQIAEKPEFKEITVKSDVTDTNPVVISSGTGNTGGTISNLTTTLPEPSTINGGESGTAPANPVTTNAATLGDVLNAGWNLQGDTKAVDLVKPYDTVNFIDGMGTNVTVSTGDQKTSTIKVDINLADPNLTTTVGDTKLTDGTDGKDGKVEAPTTGGDKLVNATTVADAINASGWNAKSGGNKADGDMADATLINPSEEVTFTAGKNLTVKRVNNEFTFATAEDVDFNSTTVGNAGDKITIGNVGGKNVVGNLDTTIAAPTTSNNPADKPTGNALKNAATLGDVLNAGWNLKENGTPKDVVTPYDTVNFVNGNGTTVTVTPSADGTSNEIKVDVNLADPNLTTTVGDTKLTNGTDGKDGKIDAPAAADGNKLVNATTVADAINASGFTLKSSENGGTKVSGTDEVINPGDVIDMAAGKNMTVKQDADGKITYATAEDVDFNSVTVSNGTTPAVKLVNEGPLAANNNPVAPTSSLNITNVDGKPTQLTGVGSVLNTTPVGTNVNTGGTATPGTSPLVNLTGLAGNILNSAATVRDLANMGWVVSTETGGYKDTVKNANEVKFIAGSDRVSVTGETNATSGVREITIDLADVKATEVTDPNNATTATGDINFADTATTNVTVNPNTGVITVDAKTTTLEPKANGSITSPADATEGAKLVNATTVANAINNSGWNAKSGGNKADGDMADATLINPSEEVTFTAGKNLTVKRVNNEFTFATAEDVDFKSVTVGNPGDKITIGNVGGKNVVGNLDTTIQAPTTSNNPADKPTGNALKNAATLGDVLNAGWNLKENGTPKDVVTPYDTVNFVNGNGTTVTVTPSADGTSNEIKVDVNLADPNLTTTVGDTKLTNGTDGKDGKIDAPAAADGNKLVNATTVADAINASGFTLKSSENGGTKVSGTDEVINPGDVIDMAAGKNMTVKQDADGKITYATAEDVDFNSVTVSNGTTPAVKLVNEGPLAANNNPVAPTSSLNITNVDGKPTQLTGVGSVLNTTPVGTNVNTGGTATPGTSPLVNLTGLAGNILNSAATVRDLANMGWVVSTETGGYKDTVKNANEVKFIAGSDRVSVTGETNATSGVREITIDLADVKATEVTDPNNATTATGDINFADTATTNVTVNPNTGVITVDAKTTTLEPKANGSITSPADATEGAKLVNATTVANAINNSGWNAKSGGNKADGDMADATLINPSEEVTFTAGKNLTVKRVNNEFTFATAEDVDFNSVTVGNVGDKITIGNVGGKNVVGNLDTTIQAPTTSNNPADKPTGDALNNAATLGDVLNAGWNLKENGTAKDVVTPYDTVNFVNGTGTTVNITNTDGATSVVKVDVKVDDKTIKVNQTTGALEAVKPTITSGADGDINFTNTTTANVTVSPAGDISVNVNTGTSSVSDGTAKDAAGNTIPAGKAVADITNGTVATISDVVNTINNVYWNTVAGKVAGSTGESTSDATAKVKAGDTVTLNAGNNIRIEQTGTTFNISTTENVTFTNTNVTNNLTVAGNTTVSNFTVKPSSTIDMGNNIIGNVSAGVKDTDAVNVSQLNATTAALKWKMTGNNNATNATAVGSQTVSFNNGNGTTAVVDGTNVTYNVDFGSANANTTTGLVNEGDISPTKVASTQTVADAINGSGWKTTDKDGNTLLVNPGDTVNYVNGNGTTANITTSKDASGKDVVNVTFDVKTANATTTNANGSIAAPTDGANFVNATTLVNTVNNASWNVNSAAVEGTTGKLVDTSDKTASKVKAGDTVNVNAGNNIEITRNGNNIAVATSMTPTFTSVQVGGATGPVISGDVNGDVKVAKKDGSAAKITNVAPGTISSTSTDAVNGSQLYSLAGDINNKFGDVHNKINRNNKDLRAGIAGANAAAGLPQVYIPGKSMVAASAGTFKGQSAVAVGYSRASDNGKLILKLQGNANTRGDVGGSVGIGYQW; encoded by the coding sequence ATGAATAAAATTTTTAAAGTGATTTGGAACCACGCAACGCAAAGTTGGGTGGCGACGTCTGAACTTTCACGTTCAAAAGGCAAAACAAAATCATTACGCACAGCGAAGTCTGCATTAGCAGCGGCAATCGCTGTAGTAGCAACATCAGGTTCTGCTTATGCGGCGATGGCTGTGGGTGGTGATCCTGTGAGTGGTTTGGGTGAAGTTAAGGTAGGCACATGGTCTGCCACAAACCCAACTGTCAGTGCTGGTGATATTGCAACATCAAGTGGCGCATCTGTAACCAATCAAGATAGAGGTACAGCAATTGGTCAGGGTGCCAAAGTTTCGTTTGATACCACTAACGTAGGCTTAATCAGACAGTCAGGCGGCACCGCGATTGGTAATAACGCATCAGTTGTAGATTCCCTGAAAGGCGTCGCAATTGGTATGGATGCCAAAGTCGCAAACTCAAGTGCAGTTGTGGTTGGTACAAATGCAACAGCGGCGCAAAATGCAGCAGTGAGAAACCAAGCAGGCTTGGTGGTTATTGGTACCGACGCATTAATCCGCAATACTGCTAACGGTCAAAGCAAGGGTTCAACTGCTATTGGCTCTAACTCATTAGGTGGATTACTGACTGGCGCAGCTGATTCTACTATTAGCACTACCAACGCTGATTATAATACCGAATCAGGTGGCCTTACTGCTGATAAGCTAATGTACCGTGCAGGTATTACCGATGCTGCTGGCACCAGAGTTGGTACTTTGGTATCAAATGAAGTGACTGCAATTGGCTTTGATTCTCGTGCTATTGGTGATCAGTCAATTGCTATTGGTGCTCAAACAGTCGCGGGTCATTCATCGGTTGCTATCGGTGGTAATGACATGGGTACTGCAGCTAACCAAACTAATAAGGATAAGTACCAAGGCATTGTTGGAGTACCGCTTGCTGAAAACGGTATTGACCTAGATGGTGACGGTCGCATGACTGCTGCTGACTGGTGGGAAACTACTTACGCCAAAGACGGTTCTGTGGCCATCGGTCAAAAAGCTCACTCAAACGAACTATTTGGCACGGCGATTGGTACATCAGCATTTGTTGAAGCAGGTGCCGAACTAGGTACTGCGATTGGTACAGGTGCTCGTGTTGGTAATCAGACTGTATCTACAGCAGGCGCTATGACTGCAAAGTCTGAAAAATCAACCAAAGGTGGTGTGGCAATCGCAGCAGGTGCAGTCGCAGAAGGTGACTTCACTACCGCAGTGGGTACAGGTGCCAATGCTCTAGAAGTAAACGCAACGGCTCTAGGTTATAAAGCACTTGCTAACGCAACTAACGCAACCGCAGTTGGTGCGGCAGCCATTGCAGCAGCTGACAATGCTCTTGCTTATGGTGCGAACGCTACTGCGTATGCAGCGAACTCTGTCGCTATCGGTACGAATGCCACCGTTACTTCTACTGGTGAATCGTCTATCGCCTTTGGTTCAAATACCAATGTATCAGGCGAGCGTTCAGTTGCACTAGGTAATAACATTACTGCTCTAAGCACTAATGGCTCAGTTGTGCTAGGCGATAGCTCTACCGAAGTCGTTACTACTCAGCAGACCGAAGCTGATGGCACAGTTAAAAATGTTACAGCAGGCACAGATGGTATGACCGTCACCCCTGTGGAAACTGTTAAATCAGTTACCATCGGCTCAGGTGCAGCGACATTGACTTATGATGGCTTTGCAGGTCAAGTGTCAGATGCAGGTCAATATGTCTCAGTTGGTCGTAAAGATGCAGAGCGTCAAATCAAGAATGTCGCACCGGGTGCAATCACCAATGTATCTACCGATGCCATCAACGGCTCACAGCTATATGCAGCCCTAGATGTATTGGGTAGCCAAGTTGGTCAAATCTATTTCCACACCAATAACGGTACTAACGCCAATACTGGTGATAAAGTAGAAAACATCGGTAACATCACCGAAGCAGCAGGTGCACAAGGCCTATACTCTACCACTGCAGGCGTGAAATCAACTGCTACATCTGAATATGGTATCGCATACGGTTATAACTCAACCGCAAAAGGTTCTAGTGGCAAATCTGGTGGTGCTATCTCTCTAGGTAGTAATACCCTTGCTTATGATGGCTCTATCGCTCTGGGTATTAACACTACAGTGAAAGGTAATGATGCAACTGGTGCGATTGGTGCGATTGCTATCGGTCGTAATGCACATATCGATGTAGAGGATGGCTCAGCATCATCAAGTATCGCTATCGGTAATGGTACTTTTGCATCAGGTTCTCGTACAGGATATGCAACAGCGTATAATAAGGATCGAGTAGCTCTGGGTGTATCTACCGCTGTCGGTGACCATGCTTATGCAACCAATGGTGCAGCAGCATTTGGTCAAATTGCCAATGCAATAGGTCAAAACGCAACCGCACTAGGTCATGTTGCTACTGCATCTGGTAACTGGTCAACAGCGACAGGTTATACAACGACTGCATCAGGACAACATGCAACAGCAACAGGTGCGTATTCGGTTGCATCTGGTGATAGTTCAAGTGCTTTCGGTCATCGCGCTACTGCTGAAGCTGGTCTATCATTTGCAGCAGGTCCAGGTGCTCGCGTGATTGAAAAAGCAGGTGAAGGTATCGCTATCGGTATGAATGCCTTGACCGAAGATAAGCTTTCGACTTCTATTGGTTCAAAAGCGAATGCACGTGGTCAAGGCTCTATTTCATTTGGTGCCAACTCACAAACCACCGAAAATGCCAACGCTTCTATCGCTATGGGCTCATGGGCTTTTGCTAATGGCTTCTCGTCAATGGCAACTGGTCACAATTCAGCAGCATGGGCTAACAGATCTATGGCTGCAGGTAACCAGTCAATGGCTGTCGCAACCAACGCAAGTGCTTCTGGTGTACAAAGCGTAGCATCAGGTGAGCGTGGTATCGCAATTGGTACAGATGCAGCAGCTGGTTTGAGCCGTGCTGACGCAGATGCACTACCGGGTATGCAATCTACCTATGTTCGTAACCGCAACTCATATCTGTCTGCACAAAATGCTCTAGCGACCAGAAATGAAGAACTAGCGGCAGCACAAGCAAATGCAACAGAAGCTGATGCAGCAGCGGCAGCAGCGGCAGCGGTAGCAGCCCTAGACCCAACAAATGCTGATGCGATTAAGAATGTTGAGAACACAGCAGCAGCAGCAGCAAAAGCAAAAGAAGCGCTACAGAAAGCAACGGCTAATGCAACAAGTGCACAAGGTAATTTGACCACTGCACAAGCTAATTTTGAGAATATTGAGAAGCAGTTGACAGCCAAGCTTGATGCACTAAAAGCTTCTTCGAAAGTTGATACCATTGCTATTGGTACAAATACCACTGTAACAGGCGAAGCATCTATTGCTATCGGTAGAAATTCAAATGTTACTGGTACTGAGTCTATCGCTGTTGGTGTTGGTCACGTTGTTGAAGCAAACAATGCAGGTACATTCGGTGACCTGAACTACATCCGTGCAGGTGCTGACCGCTCTTATGCGTTTGGTAACAACAACACCATTACGACAGCAGATACCTTTGTACTAGGTAGCAATGTTAGCCGTAATGCAGACGGCACAGATAATGCTGTTGGCACAGTCGCAAACTCTGTGTATCTAGGTAACGGCACTGAAGCGACTGCGGGCGCAGCTGTTGGTACACCAGTACTAAACACTGACCAAGTAGCAGGTACTACTACGACTGCAGGTGATAAAGGCACTGTAACTGAAGCGAAAGTAGCTAATATCACTTATGGCGGCTTTGCTGGTGCGACAGCGAATGGTGTGGTGAGTGTTGGTGCAGCAGGTGCAGAACGTCGTGTCCAAAACGTCGCTGCAGGTGAAATCTCTAAGACTTCAACTGACGCAATCAACGGCTCACAGCTATACTTTGTTTATGAACAAGCAGCTAAACCATTAACAATCACAGCTAACACCAATAAAGATACCGATGCTGAAACGCTAGATAAAACTTATAAAGCTGGTGACGGTACACAGCAACAACTTGGTGAAACATTAGCGATTATCGGTGCTACAACAGCAGTTGCAAATATTGCACGTGATACAGCAGCACCAACAGCGGGTACTTACTCTGCGAAAAATGTACAAACTGTTGTTTCTGACAATGAAGTACAAATCCAAATCGCTGAAAAACCTGAATTCAAAGAAATCACAGTTAAATCTGATGTAACAGATACCAACCCTGTTGTTATCTCAAGCGGTACAGGCAATACTGGCGGTACGATTTCTAACCTAACCACTACACTACCAGAACCAAGTACAATCAATGGTGGCGAATCAGGCACTGCACCGGCTAACCCAGTAACGACTAATGCAGCAACATTAGGCGATGTGCTAAATGCAGGTTGGAACTTACAAGGCGATACCAAAGCAGTTGATCTTGTTAAACCGTATGACACAGTTAACTTTATTGACGGTATGGGTACAAATGTCACCGTATCAACGGGTGACCAAAAAACCAGCACTATCAAAGTTGATATCAACCTTGCTGATCCAAACCTAACAACCACTGTTGGCGATACCAAACTTACAGATGGCACAGATGGTAAAGATGGTAAAGTTGAAGCACCAACAACAGGTGGCGACAAACTTGTCAATGCAACGACTGTTGCTGATGCAATCAACGCATCAGGCTGGAATGCGAAATCAGGTGGCAACAAAGCTGATGGCGATATGGCTGATGCAACATTGATCAACCCAAGTGAAGAAGTGACATTTACAGCAGGTAAAAACTTAACAGTTAAACGTGTGAATAATGAGTTCACTTTCGCAACTGCAGAAGATGTTGATTTCAACAGCACTACTGTAGGTAATGCAGGTGACAAGATCACTATCGGTAATGTTGGTGGTAAGAATGTTGTTGGCAATTTAGATACAACGATTGCAGCTCCAACGACTTCAAACAACCCTGCTGATAAACCAACAGGAAATGCATTAAAGAATGCAGCGACATTAGGCGATGTATTAAATGCGGGTTGGAACTTAAAAGAAAACGGTACACCTAAAGATGTAGTAACACCATATGACACGGTTAACTTCGTGAATGGTAACGGCACAACTGTAACGGTAACACCAAGCGCTGATGGCACTTCAAATGAAATTAAAGTGGACGTTAACCTTGCTGATCCAAACTTAACAACAACTGTTGGCGATACTAAACTTACAAATGGTACAGATGGTAAAGATGGTAAGATTGATGCACCGGCAGCAGCGGATGGCAACAAACTTGTCAACGCAACGACTGTGGCTGACGCAATCAATGCATCAGGCTTTACATTGAAGTCATCTGAAAATGGCGGTACTAAAGTTTCTGGTACTGACGAAGTCATCAACCCAGGCGATGTCATCGACATGGCAGCTGGTAAGAATATGACTGTTAAGCAAGATGCTGACGGTAAGATTACCTATGCAACAGCTGAAGATGTAGATTTCAACAGCGTGACTGTATCTAACGGTACAACACCAGCTGTGAAGTTAGTGAACGAAGGTCCATTGGCGGCGAATAACAACCCTGTTGCACCAACATCTTCATTGAATATCACCAATGTTGATGGTAAACCAACACAGCTAACAGGTGTGGGTTCTGTATTGAACACAACACCAGTGGGTACTAACGTTAATACTGGTGGCACAGCTACCCCAGGTACTTCACCGTTAGTGAATTTAACTGGATTAGCGGGTAACATCTTAAATTCAGCAGCGACTGTTCGCGATTTAGCGAATATGGGCTGGGTAGTATCTACCGAAACTGGTGGCTACAAAGACACTGTGAAGAATGCAAACGAAGTGAAATTCATCGCAGGTAGCGACCGTGTATCAGTTACTGGTGAAACTAATGCAACATCAGGCGTTCGTGAAATCACGATCGATCTTGCTGATGTCAAAGCAACAGAAGTTACTGACCCGAACAATGCAACCACTGCAACTGGTGACATTAACTTTGCAGATACAGCAACGACTAACGTAACAGTAAATCCAAACACTGGCGTAATCACTGTAGATGCTAAGACAACTACACTTGAGCCAAAAGCTAACGGCAGCATCACTTCGCCTGCTGATGCAACAGAAGGTGCGAAGTTAGTTAATGCAACGACAGTAGCGAATGCAATTAACAACTCAGGCTGGAATGCGAAATCAGGTGGCAACAAAGCTGATGGCGACATGGCTGATGCAACCTTGATCAACCCAAGTGAAGAAGTGACATTTACAGCAGGTAAAAACTTAACAGTTAAACGTGTGAATAATGAGTTCACTTTCGCAACTGCAGAAGATGTTGACTTCAAGAGCGTAACTGTGGGCAATCCAGGTGACAAGATCACTATCGGTAACGTTGGTGGTAAGAACGTTGTTGGCAACCTAGATACAACTATCCAAGCGCCAACCACTTCAAACAACCCTGCTGATAAACCAACAGGAAATGCATTAAAGAATGCAGCGACATTAGGCGATGTATTAAATGCGGGTTGGAACTTAAAAGAAAACGGTACACCTAAAGATGTAGTAACACCATATGACACGGTTAACTTCGTGAATGGTAACGGCACAACTGTAACGGTAACACCAAGTGCTGATGGCACTTCAAATGAAATTAAAGTGGACGTTAACCTTGCTGATCCAAACTTAACAACAACTGTTGGCGATACTAAACTTACAAATGGTACAGATGGTAAAGATGGTAAGATTGATGCACCGGCAGCAGCGGATGGCAACAAACTTGTCAACGCAACGACTGTGGCTGACGCAATCAATGCATCAGGCTTTACATTGAAGTCATCTGAAAATGGCGGTACTAAAGTTTCTGGTACTGACGAAGTCATCAACCCAGGCGATGTCATCGACATGGCAGCTGGTAAGAATATGACTGTTAAGCAAGATGCTGACGGTAAGATTACCTATGCAACAGCTGAAGATGTAGATTTCAACAGCGTGACTGTATCTAACGGTACAACACCAGCTGTGAAGTTAGTGAACGAAGGTCCATTGGCGGCGAATAACAACCCTGTTGCACCAACATCTTCATTGAATATCACCAATGTTGATGGTAAACCAACACAGCTAACAGGTGTGGGTTCTGTATTGAACACAACACCAGTGGGTACTAACGTTAATACTGGTGGCACAGCTACCCCAGGTACTTCACCGTTAGTGAATTTAACTGGATTAGCGGGTAACATCTTAAATTCAGCAGCGACTGTTCGCGATTTAGCGAATATGGGCTGGGTAGTATCTACCGAAACTGGTGGCTACAAAGACACTGTGAAGAATGCAAACGAAGTGAAATTCATCGCAGGTAGCGACCGTGTATCAGTTACTGGTGAAACTAATGCAACATCAGGCGTTCGTGAAATCACGATCGATCTTGCTGATGTCAAAGCAACAGAAGTTACTGACCCGAACAATGCAACCACTGCAACTGGTGACATTAACTTTGCAGATACAGCAACGACTAACGTAACAGTAAATCCAAACACTGGCGTAATCACTGTAGATGCTAAGACAACTACACTTGAGCCAAAAGCTAACGGCAGCATCACTTCGCCTGCTGATGCAACAGAAGGTGCGAAGTTAGTTAATGCAACGACAGTAGCGAATGCAATTAACAACTCAGGCTGGAATGCGAAATCAGGTGGCAACAAAGCTGATGGCGACATGGCTGATGCAACCTTGATCAACCCAAGTGAAGAAGTGACATTTACAGCAGGTAAAAACTTAACAGTTAAACGTGTGAATAATGAGTTCACTTTCGCAACTGCAGAAGATGTTGACTTCAATAGCGTGACTGTGGGCAATGTAGGTGACAAGATCACTATCGGTAACGTTGGTGGTAAGAACGTTGTTGGCAACCTAGATACAACTATCCAAGCGCCAACTACTTCAAACAACCCTGCTGACAAACCTACTGGTGATGCACTAAACAATGCAGCTACTCTAGGTGACGTACTAAATGCTGGCTGGAACCTAAAAGAAAACGGTACAGCTAAAGACGTAGTAACACCATACGACACTGTTAACTTCGTTAACGGTACAGGTACTACTGTAAACATCACTAACACTGATGGTGCAACCAGCGTTGTTAAAGTTGACGTAAAAGTTGATGATAAAACAATCAAAGTGAACCAAACTACAGGTGCACTTGAAGCTGTGAAACCAACCATCACTTCTGGTGCGGATGGTGATATCAACTTCACTAATACCACAACAGCGAATGTTACTGTTAGCCCTGCTGGCGATATTTCTGTTAATGTGAATACAGGTACATCTTCAGTAAGCGATGGTACAGCGAAAGATGCTGCAGGTAATACTATCCCAGCAGGTAAAGCGGTTGCAGATATTACTAACGGTACTGTAGCAACGATTTCTGATGTAGTGAACACAATCAACAACGTTTACTGGAACACAGTTGCAGGTAAAGTAGCTGGTTCAACAGGTGAATCTACATCTGATGCGACAGCGAAAGTGAAAGCGGGTGACACAGTAACTCTCAATGCGGGTAACAATATTAGAATTGAGCAAACAGGCACAACCTTTAATATCTCAACCACAGAGAACGTGACATTCACTAATACAAATGTAACCAACAACTTAACCGTTGCAGGTAACACAACAGTAAGTAACTTTACTGTGAAACCAAGTTCAACCATTGATATGGGTAACAATATCATTGGTAATGTTTCTGCAGGTGTTAAAGATACGGATGCTGTGAATGTTAGCCAGTTAAATGCGACGACAGCTGCATTGAAGTGGAAGATGACAGGTAACAATAATGCTACTAATGCAACTGCGGTGGGTAGCCAAACTGTAAGCTTCAACAATGGTAACGGTACAACAGCTGTTGTTGACGGTACTAACGTCACTTACAATGTGGACTTTGGTTCAGCAAATGCGAACACGACAACAGGTCTTGTTAATGAAGGAGATATTTCTCCAACTAAAGTGGCATCAACGCAGACTGTTGCAGATGCAATCAATGGCAGTGGTTGGAAAACAACTGACAAAGATGGCAATACGCTTCTTGTAAACCCAGGCGATACTGTGAACTATGTAAACGGTAACGGTACAACAGCGAACATCACAACATCGAAAGATGCAAGTGGTAAAGATGTTGTTAATGTGACATTTGATGTGAAAACAGCAAATGCAACAACGACAAATGCAAACGGTAGCATTGCAGCGCCAACAGACGGTGCAAACTTCGTGAATGCAACTACACTTGTTAATACTGTAAACAACGCAAGTTGGAACGTGAACTCAGCAGCAGTTGAAGGCACAACAGGTAAACTTGTTGACACAAGCGATAAGACAGCAAGCAAAGTGAAAGCTGGCGATACTGTAAATGTGAACGCGGGTAACAACATTGAAATTACACGTAATGGTAATAACATTGCGGTTGCAACTTCAATGACTCCAACATTTACGAGTGTTCAAGTTGGCGGCGCTACTGGTCCTGTGATCAGCGGTGATGTGAATGGCGATGTGAAAGTGGCTAAGAAAGATGGTTCAGCAGCGAAAATTACTAACGTTGCACCAGGTACAATTTCTAGCACAAGTACTGATGCTGTAAATGGTAGCCAGTTATATAGCCTAGCAGGTGACATTAACAATAAATTTGGTGATGTTCACAACAAGATCAACCGTAACAACAAAGACTTACGTGCAGGTATCGCAGGTGCGAACGCAGCAGCAGGTTTACCACAAGTTTACATCCCAGGTAAATCAATGGTTGCAGCATCAGCTGGTACCTTCAAAGGTCAATCAGCGGTGGCAGTGGGTTACTCACGTGCTTCTGACAACGGTAAGCTAATCCTTAAATTACAAGGTAACGCGAATACCCGTGGTGATGTCGGTGGTTCTGTGGGTATCGGTTACCAATGGTAA
- the gmhB gene encoding D-glycero-beta-D-manno-heptose 1,7-bisphosphate 7-phosphatase — MAKKAIFLDRDGTINIDHGYVHTIDDFQFIEGVGNALKKLQDKGYLLVLVTNQSGIARGYFSEAQFHRLTEWMDWSLDEDYGVVLDGIYYCPHHPEGKGEYREECDCRKPKAGMFLQAIKDLDIDPAQSVMVGDKLEDMLAAENAGVKTKILVRTGKAVTDEGIAKADRVIDSLADLPKFI, encoded by the coding sequence ATGGCAAAGAAAGCAATTTTTTTGGATAGAGACGGCACGATCAACATCGATCACGGCTATGTACATACAATTGATGATTTCCAATTCATTGAAGGAGTAGGCAACGCATTAAAAAAACTCCAAGACAAAGGCTATTTACTTGTCCTTGTCACCAACCAATCGGGCATTGCAAGGGGGTATTTTAGTGAAGCACAGTTTCACCGATTAACTGAATGGATGGATTGGTCGCTGGATGAAGATTATGGCGTTGTGCTGGATGGTATTTACTATTGTCCACATCACCCTGAAGGGAAAGGTGAATATCGGGAAGAGTGTGACTGCCGTAAGCCGAAGGCTGGAATGTTTTTGCAAGCGATAAAGGATTTGGATATCGACCCTGCACAATCGGTGATGGTCGGTGACAAATTGGAAGATATGTTGGCAGCAGAAAATGCAGGTGTAAAAACCAAAATTTTAGTTCGTACAGGCAAAGCGGTAACGGATGAGGGCATCGCGAAAGCAGATAGAGTCATCGATAGTTTGGCTGATTTACCTAAGTTTATTTAA